A segment of the Streptomyces sp. NBC_01235 genome:
ACCTGCTCAAGGGGCTCGCCGACGAGGGCCGCACGGTGTTCGTGTCCTCGCACCTGATGAGCGAGATGGCCCTGGTGGCGGACCATCTGATCGTCGTGGGGCGCGGGCGGCTGCTGGCCGACACGACCGTGGCGGACCTGATCCGCGAGGCGGGCGGCGACACGGTGAAGGTCGCGACGCAGGACCCGGCGCGGCTGCGTGACGTCCTGGCCGGGCCGGGCGTCGACGTCACCGGCCGGATCGGCTCCGAGGAGCTGCAGGTGACCGGGCTGACCGCCCGCGAGATCGGGCTGAAGGCCGCGGAGCACGGGATCGCGCTGTTCGAGCTGAGCGCGCGGACGGTGTCGCTGGAGGAGGCGTTCATGGAGCTGACCAGGGATGCCGTGGAGTACCACGGTTCCACGACCGGGATCGAGACCCTCGGGAGGTCCGCATGAGCACGCTCACCGCAACCGCCGAGGAACCCCGGACCACCCCTGCCCGCCCTGCCTACCGGGTGACCGGTCGGCGCGTGCTCTCCTCGGAGTGGGCCAAGCTGTGGTCCCTTCGCTCGACCTGGATCACCTTGGGTCTCGGCCTGCTGTTCCTGGTGGCCTTCGGCCTGATCTCCGCGAGCCGCTACAAGTCGGGGATCGGCTCCGACCGTCCGGACCGGGACTTCGCCGATGCGACGGCCGTGAGCCTGTCCCTCTTCGGTACGAACTTCGCCCAGCTGGCCCTGGGAGTGCTCGGTGTGCTGGTCACGGCGGGGGAGTACTCCACCGGCATGATCCGTTCCACGCTCGCGGCGGTGCCCCGCCGGCTGCCCGTGCTGTGGTCCAAGGCGGCCGTGTTCGGGCTGGTCGCACTGGTCGTGGGGACGATGGGCGGGTTCGTCGCCTTCCTGTTCGGCAGCGGAATCGTCTCGGGTACGCCCGCGGCCATGAGCTTCTCGCATGCGGGTGTCCTGCGCAGTCTGCTGGGCGCAGGGCTCTACCTCGGCCTGGTCGGGGTGATCGGCACTGCCCTCGGCGCGCTGCTGCGGTCGGTGGCCGGCGGGATCTCGGTGCTGGTGGCCACCCTGCTGCTGATCCCGGGACTGATCTCTCTGCTGCCGAGCTCCTGGCAGGACGACATCGCCCCCTACCTGCCGTCCAACGCGGGCCAGGCGATGTTCGCCCTGACACACGACTCCACGACCCTGTCGGCGGGCGCCGGGCTGCTGGTCTTCCTCTGCTGGACGGCGCTGGCACTGGGCGGCGCGGCCTACCGGCTCGCGCGAACCGACGCCTGACACGTGCACCATGGACAGGTGACGCCCGTGACCACCGATGACCTCAGCGGGATGGGACCGCTGGTCGCCCGACTGTCCCGGGGCGGCCAGCGGTTGCGGCAAGCCGACCGGACACACCCCTGGGTGCTGGACACCGCGGTCGTCGTCCTGGTCTTCCTGATGTTCTGCCTGCCTGACCTCTTCCGCGGCGGTGTGGACGACGGCGACGGCCCGCGC
Coding sequences within it:
- a CDS encoding ABC transporter permease, whose protein sequence is MSTLTATAEEPRTTPARPAYRVTGRRVLSSEWAKLWSLRSTWITLGLGLLFLVAFGLISASRYKSGIGSDRPDRDFADATAVSLSLFGTNFAQLALGVLGVLVTAGEYSTGMIRSTLAAVPRRLPVLWSKAAVFGLVALVVGTMGGFVAFLFGSGIVSGTPAAMSFSHAGVLRSLLGAGLYLGLVGVIGTALGALLRSVAGGISVLVATLLLIPGLISLLPSSWQDDIAPYLPSNAGQAMFALTHDSTTLSAGAGLLVFLCWTALALGGAAYRLARTDA